One region of Gigantopelta aegis isolate Gae_Host chromosome 7, Gae_host_genome, whole genome shotgun sequence genomic DNA includes:
- the LOC121376982 gene encoding uncharacterized protein LOC121376982, with amino-acid sequence MKLITSQTVMLETPKIKRATDIVPTTTSLPDGRVLLIDVMTDSQLSQTFAMIVEASKSGNGFGVDEYTSEKEFRQDIAGSYNFAVMSKDDGEMVAAFLITVSKFYRGTHVADPFVIIKKSERGKGIGEHCFKLCVDFARELGFMGMYVDTFINNKAMIKIIETVGGFQQVGCLPMGGRMKDGSFVSSLIFYRDFRQT; translated from the exons A TGAAGCTGATCACATCGCAAACCGTCATGCTTGAGACGCCGAAGATAAAACGAGCGACCGACATCGTGCCCACTACCACGTCACTTCCGGATGGGCGTGTCCTGCTGATTGACGTCATGACCGACTCCCAGCTCTCGCAGACATTCGCCATGATCGTTGAGGCCTCGAAATCCGGAAACGGTTTCGGCGTGGACGAATACACCTCGGAGAAGGAGTTCCGCCAGGACATCGCCGGCAGCTACAACTTCGCGGTCATGAGCAAGGACGACGGCGAAATGGTGGCCGCGTTCCTCATAACTGTCAGCAAGTTCTACCGTGGCACGCACGTCGCCGATCCGTTCGTGATCATCAAGAAGAGCGAGCGAGGCAAGGGGATCGGCGAACACTGCTTCAAGCTGTGCGTCGACTTCGCGCGGGAACTCGGCTTCATGGGCATGTACGTCGACACGTTCATCAACAACAAGGCCATGATCAAAATCATCGAGACCGTCGGCGGTTTCCAGCAGGTGGGTTGTCTCCCCATGGGCGGGCGCATGAAAGACGGATCGTTCGTGAGCTCGCTGATCTTCTACCGAGATTTCAGACAGACATGA